The Haladaptatus cibarius D43 genome window below encodes:
- a CDS encoding helix-turn-helix domain-containing protein, whose protein sequence is MSPPEVDLATPPLAQVFVYPARVKFLAVLADNPDESFSATELAEHAGTAASTWTSHRDDLLELELVDEIDTDGAYPEYSLAPTAHAQLLRQLSEDIDAVLYELNDPLSDAIGGFAQ, encoded by the coding sequence ATGAGCCCTCCAGAAGTCGACCTTGCCACGCCGCCCCTCGCGCAGGTGTTCGTCTATCCTGCACGCGTGAAGTTCCTCGCGGTGCTCGCGGACAACCCCGACGAGAGCTTTAGCGCGACCGAACTGGCGGAACACGCCGGAACCGCCGCCAGCACGTGGACGAGCCACCGGGACGACCTCCTCGAACTTGAATTGGTGGACGAAATCGACACAGACGGGGCGTATCCCGAATATTCGCTCGCTCCGACGGCCCACGCACAACTTCTCCGCCAACTGTCCGAGGACATCGACGCCGTCCTCTACGAACTCAACGAC